CGCTTGCGATCCCGGCGACGAGAAGCCCGGCCGGAATCAGCAGCAGCCATCCCCAGCCCTGCAGCGAGGCTTCCGGCCGCGACAGATGCAGGCTGATGGCGATGGCCGAGATCGCCAGCGCCAGCGTCACCGCAAACTTCAGGTCGAAGAACGGATTGCGCATCGCGGTCATGACATCCGGCCTGACGCCGAGCTCGGCGACGAACATCGCCACCGAAACCGGCGCCGCCGACAGCAGCGCCAAGGCCAGCACCCACCCGACCGGACGCGCGCGGTGCGCGTTGTCGGCGGCGAGGATACGAATGAGCTGTTCGGTCTCCATTCTCATTGTCCCCGTAGTTTGGCGGTGAGGCTGGCAAGCCCGCGATGCAGCGCCACACGCACCGCGCCCTCGCTCATCGCGAATTTCTTCGCCGTGTCCTTGATCGAGGCGCTTTCGACCGCAATCGACTGCAGCACGTCGCGCTGACGCGCCGGCAGCGACTGGAGCTGGGCCGCGACCTCGCTCGCCGGAGCGGTCTCCGCAGCCGGCTCGCCGGGAAGCAACTCGGCGAAATCGTCGATGTTGACGAAAACCCGCCGGCCGCGG
The genomic region above belongs to Bradyrhizobium sediminis and contains:
- a CDS encoding NrsF family protein; translation: METEQLIRILAADNAHRARPVGWVLALALLSAAPVSVAMFVAELGVRPDVMTAMRNPFFDLKFAVTLALAISAIAISLHLSRPEASLQGWGWLLLIPAGLLVAGIASEMMMPQRLPVMTRLVGRNSMVCLTAIPLLSLPLLAAALIGLRHGAPARPAVAGAIAGLLSAGLAATLYAAHCIDDSPLFVATWYTIATAMVTAIGALAGSRVLRF